CATGTTTCGCTTGCACCAGGCAATGGACTGTGGATTGCCTCCGATTATCAACCCGTCGTCAGTTTTCGTTCGCTTAAGGTCCACCAAGGCACAAACTTTTCCGTTGTTACCggcttgaaatgaaatgaatgaattattGAAGGTAAGAAAACACGTGTAATACTAACACGGATTGCATGAAGCTTCTACACACAACGAGCAAACGATACAGCTCACTCGAGGACGGATTTGAGCTTCAGCCTTTTGCTACTGGTTTAGTTTGACTACACATACAGATTAATGTTAAACACAGCTAAGAGATGCACGCATAACGAACAATACTCACGTTTTGTTACGTCGAACTGTATGTGGAAGAGTTCCTGATCCTCCGTTGTGACGTAGAGCAGGTGATGCTCATTCTGCGACCAAACCAGCGACTGTATCGAGCCGCGTCTTATTTGCCAGCACGTATGCATGTACCGGCCCTGGAGGCTACCGATGTAAAACTGCTGCCCTATGGTCGACACTATCAGTTGCGCGCCAGTGGGTCCGAAGCCAACCAACGCGCACGGCCTGTTAAAGCGATGGAGTTCCTCATACCGATGATAGTCTGGGGACCAAACGTACACCCGGGAGTCGCTAATGCTGGCCGTTAGCAGCAGGTTGCCGTTGTCGCTCCAGCTAATGGACGACACCGGGCTGTGCTTGTTACCGCTATGCCGCAATGCGATCGGTGGAATGAGCGGACGCGAGAACTGGCTGGTCGGATCGACGGTCCACAGCAGCACACCGGTCTCGCAGCCGACGGCCAGCTCGCCGGCCGAGTTCGGGCGCCAGGCAAGGCAAGTAATCGACTCCTGTTGGTCGCTCTTCAGGATCGGTGTCACTTCCGCGTCCAGCGTGTATATGCAGATCGTATCGTTGACGGTGGCGACGGCAAGCTTAAAGATTCGCGGGTGAAAGGCAAGACTGCGGATCACACTCTGGGACCAGTTGCGTGTTTGCGAGTGCTTCACGAACAGGTTCATTGCTGTCTCGGATGGGCCCGATGGCCAAAATGCACCAATCCAGTTGCCGAACGACAGGAGTTTGCGGGCCACTGCCGACACCACCAAGTACTCCGACTGTTGCGCTACGAGCAGGCCCTCAAGCAGACCGCGCTCCATGTATGCGTTGATGACGCGCTTCGCTAGTGTTTCGGTGACCGGTAACAGTTTGCTGGACGCAGCATTCTGCATGTCGTCGGATATGCGATCACGGGGGAACGCTATTTCGGGAAAGTGGCCCATCTGAATGAATGACATGAGAATGACCGGACCGGTTTTACGCTTGCGCTCGCCTCGCATCCATTGCAATACGTACCAGTGGTTGAACCAATTTCGCCGAACTTGGCGGGAAATTATCAAGTGTAAGCAGACTGTTGCTCGCATTTTGATCCATGGTTGCGCTTGTTTCCGTTAACACTTCACCGTGCACTGTTATTTCGAAGCCGGCTGTTTGACATCTGACAAGTAGCCCGTACCAAGGTGACATTTGCCTTTCAGGTTACCGTAGTAAGTGTTGACATTCAGGAaagttaatttatattttttggcTGATATAAAATGTGTGTAAAAAGTACCAACAATCAATTAAAATACACACGTCTTTGACGCTATCACATAAGCACCTCGCAAATTATTGGGCCGCAGTAATGTAAACATTTTGAAGTGAACCGGTTCGCGAAAGTGAAGTGTCTATCGAATCGGGACATGCAGATGTCATCTTATAGAGGCGGTGCGGATTACATTACGTTTCGTAAAGTTTATAGCCAGTAAAGTTAAAAAAGAACCGTTATTGAGAgaaaatacataaataaatatcttTACGTTATGCCAAAGTTGGTTTGACCAATTATGTGTATCATGTAAAATCATGAATACAATTTCTGTGCTGTACTAACGGTTGTCTTATTACGGTACAATTATAAGTATACATGTTGTGGCCGAAACGCATTTCAAAGAGACCGTTTCGTTCCAGATTTATGTAAAGGGTAGCACGTAATCGTACGTAATCCGCGTCTATAGACgcaagtgaaataaatttggAAACAGTAAGCACACTTATGAGGGAACTTTCAAATGCAATTGgaatatttatttagtttaaaGATGTTTTACCCTGTCAAAAGCATTGGCTAACCAGTAATGGAACATATTATTTGTTCTAAACATGCATTAACATGTCGGTGGTGTAGTTTATCCATTCCACATTACACGAAGAGATCCCCCTAGTTCTGGGATCTGTTGTTCGCTTTTTAGCCCATAAAATACAACCCACATAGTTCGACATTTCTCAATACAGTGACTGACTTCAAGACACATGCTAATGATTCACATTCATTGCAAAAGTAACTCTCGTACGCCACTGTTTGGCTTCGTTATTTTAAGATTATTTTACACCAATTACATACGCCTACGGTCGATTTGGAGAAAGTACTAACATCTCAGATATATCACTCTAGAGTTCACTAACATGCGTTCTACAACGTGgcgttatttttgttttttgcgctGTGTCGTTCTATGGCCGTGCAGATTATTATAGCATTGAGATGACATTTTTAACCCTGTTACATGTAAGCTTTCGTttaaatatatatgtatatatatgtatatattatCTGTTCGTTTTAGTTTCGACGACTAATAGGACAAGACGATCAAATAAGTTTGCTCAGTTTTGTCTTAAAATAAAGGTTATTCTCATTTGTTCACAGATTGGATATTCAGTTAAACCAAACGCTTATCTATCATATATACTTTCCTCTACTATCTGCCATATTGCAAATGTAGCAGATAGATTCTGATTCGTAATTGAAATTGCTATGCAATTATTAAGGTCTGTCAATATGAAtactttgttttccaccgcacACAAAATTCATAAACACCATAAATACGTTGTAATGATAAAAACCAAAAGCGACCTTTTTCCCTACAAAGACAGCCTTTCATTGAACAGAGAGTCTCACTAAATTTCCCTTGAGTTTTGATCCGTATCCATATATAACTACGTCCACGTATGTCCCCTAGTGTAATGCAAAACACACTACTATGTAAGTTTTCTAAACATTAATACTTCTACATATCAACAATTAACAGCCATCCGTATCTAAATATTTCTGCTTCCATGCAAACTGCTAGACATTATGATGCATTAATTGATACTGAAAAGCATAATTAGCCGTAGTACACCTCGATCCGGATTCGCTTACAGGCGGGTTTACAGTTTGAGAAATTCACGCAGCTTATCGATATTCTGGTAGGCAATGACTCCGCCGACATTGCGTATCGTTTTGCGATCTTGGTATGCGATATTCTTTACCGATTTGTTGATAAGCGTTTCCTGCAGATTGAACAAATCGCCGTTCATTGATCGAAGGATGGCCTGGGGCGCACAGGTGTCCCATTTGTAGGTCGTGCCTTTGCTGAGCAGAAACAGTTCCGCTTCACCGGTGGCAATCTTCAGTATCTTGTAGCCCGCGCCGGACGAGTAGATGACATCGTACTTTAGCTGGTTGCGAATGAAGTCGACATACTTCGATTGCTCGGACGGCGACAGTATGGCGATGCGTGCCTCGGGCTCGTGTGGTGCGATGTTGTTGAACTTCAGGTCACCCACCGACAAACCCCAGTAGATTTTGCCCCGGTACTGGCAGCTACCGTGTCCGCCTTGCGGCTGTTGGCTGACCGTTTCCTCATCGGTCTCCCCATCCAGCAGCTTCTCGGCAAACGGTTGATTGATGACACCGAGGATGGGCGTACCGCGGCAAATTTCGTACACGCCAATCAGCACCGTGCAGCACTTGAGCCCGGAGGAGGCAATGTTCGGAAACTTGGTGAGCTTTTCTACGCCCTTAATGTATTCGGCGGTCGCATCAATCGGATCGATCCAAATGCCGAGCTCGGACCAATCGTTATCGAGTGGAATCGAGTCGGTGGGCAATTCCAGACCCTCCATATCCAGCTCTACCTCGCGATACACTTCATCAACAAGCGCCATCACGGCATCGTTGTCACCGTTTAGAATCTTGAATGCATCAGTGAAAGagcaaaatggaaataatTGAGAAAAACACCATTACGTAATGTTCGGGAGCGTTTGCTACGGAAGACTGTAAACTCATTCACTTACCTTCTCAAGGCAATGCACCGTTTCCGATTTATCGTCAGTGACGGTTACTGTTACCGAATCCCCCGAAGTATTAGTGAATTTGGCATTCTCCTCGCCTCGAATGTTATCACGTAATTCCGGAAACTAATCGATAAAGTGATGTTACATATCATTCACCACCGATCATCTCCCAAGCAGCCATTTCCGGCAGCCCCCTACTCACCCGCGCTCCGATATCATGCTTTATCATTTCCTGGATGAGGCAGTCCGCCAGCGTTTTGAAATCCTGCTCGAATCGCGAATTCGATTCATCCTTATCCTTTTCCTGTACCAGCAGGCTGAACAGACGCTCATTGCGACGGCACACACGTGCAATATTGGCGGCTTTCTCCGATGCCTTGAGCAACTCACGTAGAAGATCGATGGCAGACATAACAACTTCGTTGCAACTTCTAGCTGACACGAATCTAAAGCAATTATACCTCGTCCGAGTATCACTGCCGCGATATTTCAGCTCACTGGATTCGTTGCTTGTATGTACAAGTGGTCAGTAAAGTATGGCTTTTTGGGACGAATTTGATATGTGGGTGTAAATCAACACGTAGATCCACGGTTATACGACGAGCTAGCTCTGTTTACGGCTTGGTTTCGATGGAATGCAGTAAAGTAGAAGATGGGTTGCTCACTACCGCCCGTCCGCTAAACTTTGCTGGCCAACTGGATAAATCTGAACGCTCTCCTTGGTGGAATTTGAGCCTGGAAATGAGTGGAGAGATTTtcagaagaggaaaaatatgtaataCCCATTTGTTGAGCGACGCCGTCGCATTAGACACCTCGAGCAGTGCTGGAATTTTGCTCACATTATTAACAGAGTTATCCAACAATTGTATGTATCGAAACTATCCAATCATCCTGTTAAACACGGTTTGCGATTTAAGTACTGATGCCTGAAACCGGCAAGGACACTGaattgtaaataaaacattataacAACAAATGATGGATGTTCTAACTTCATCGTCTGGCAGCACTGGCACTATGGTCAACCAAATGGCCACTATTATGAAAGAGCACAAAATCgatttgaaaatgtatttaagTTTTGTGCACGATCCGTTGCAGCAATTTCTAATAGAATcacattatatttattttaacgaAATATGTACAACTCCGTCACATTCCGTAGTCTCTGCCTCAACTCTACTAAATCAAATTTATGTACGATGTAgagaaattcataaaaaagataaatttgggCCCAAAGCACACGTGTTAGGTAATTAGTATAACTTACCGTGGCTGGTAAAGCAGCCTCATCCCCGTATAGTTCGAATCATCAAtatcaataaatgaaaacaaataatcctttttgtgtttttttttcaataatagCTATTTTTCTCAACATATGTACAGTACACGTCATATCAAAATGTTCTATTTACAATGATACGCAACGCGCagtaattttactttttttcttcttcttcttcttttaccACTGACACCACTTGTGATCCGAAAACTGCCTGGCAAACACtttcataatgttttttttgtcttatttttgttatgtGGTTTACTGAGTAatgactttgtttttttttgttttgctgccgCTGTTGTTGTAGCTGTTTTTCATCATTacataagtttaaaaaataattaatataaCATGtggtttgctttcgttttgtctgtttgctttttcttcctcctccttttTCACTTGCTTGCCTCATTCCACTTGGGATCAATGCTTATGATCTAAAACTTTTTAACGAGTAAACCGAATGCTAGATTTACGCTTCCGCACAGCTGTTCTTTTTCTcctaatttgttttataacatgtgttgtgtgttgtgtttgctGTTGTCTGTTATTAGTCTGAACGTTTAGTTGtttacatgtttgttttttgagtGTGTGTACTTTGTTCTTGGGGTCCTGCACACACTGCCAGCATTTACTTTGCTGTGTTCGTCCCCGCGCCTTGCGTTAAATGTACCTCTCAGTTAGTTTTCTTTAACGAAGGAAAcaatcgagcagttttgcaATAAGCGAACTAACAGAAACATTTTGTTGTACCAGCAGTGCGGGGGCGTATGGATGTGTTGTATATGTGTGCTTTTAGCATAGATTTTCAACACACCGCACGCACGTCCTGCCAGAAACAAAACGACAATACGTAAAAACGGTCAATGATGTTGATCGACCATCCTCTCGCCTGCCTCCCCCCATCCGACATCGACAACATAGGAATTGGTCGGTGGTGGGCGAATTATAGCTGATACCACTTCTTATCCTTGTACTTGTTCATCAGCAAATGGGCGGAGCTGGAAAACTGCTGGGCCTCGTTCGCCATCCGCTCCGTGCGTTCCTCGAGCTGGCTCAGCTTGTCGCCACGCTCAAGCATCAGCTGGTGGGCCTTGCTGATCTCCGATGTGACCGAGGTGGTCCGAGCGTTCATCTCCTGAATGTTCGCGTTCGGCCCTGGGATGTGCTTTGCCACCGACCGGTTCGCCTTGCCACTGGATTCTCCGACTGCGTTGCAAAAGGATCGTAATGAATCGTTTTGAATGCCACCGGCTACACAGCTATCTGTACTCACATAATTCTTCCCGATCGAGGTTGCGCATTCCTCCTCCAAAAAGACCTTTGAAAAAGCTTTCCTTGGGCGCTTCTGGCATTTCATGAGGTACGTAGAGCTCGCCAAGCATGTTGTTGTATTGGTggctatttttaatttaaaggaGGAAAGGACACAATTAATATTCTCATCAAGATTAAGGAAAAGATCAGCTAACTTCATTTACCTGAATTCTTGGCAAACGGTAAATTTCTGGATTTCGGTGGGTGTGGCTAAATACAATCCATGGCCCTTGTTACTAAAGCTAAACGTCCTTGAAATCCTGCAGGATCATCCGGAGATGTCGGTTGAAGTTGATGGTGTAAGACGccagaaaaataaatcgtttGCACAAAAGCAAGACAAGTAAAtgcaaaatgaaaagaaacgaaacgaaggataaaagaagaaatataTAGTTTCAGAATGTGGAAAGTCATAAGTCAAATATTTCACTTTAAAAAAGACAACTGAACAAGTAAACAAGTGTATATAAGATAAAATAGACTAATCCAGCTGCAACAGTGAATAGAGTTTGGTGAGGAAATAGAAATCAAAAAGAAATatgttcgaaatatgttcGTGGAACAAACGGTCAGAGCGTACAGAAGAGAAACATGCAGCAGATATATGTGCATGATATGTGGACGTAATACAACTGTATCTCCTGCGTAGCGTTCGTTGGCACAGGCCACCTTTTTAGGGCATATGGACCACAGAAAATATGCCAGCTGCATGAACTTGTAGTATTTAGGCCTTTACCTACACGATCAAACCAGAATATGCAGCCACAAAGCACTTCTTTGAGAAgtgaaaaaatgttgtttctaTTCCTTTTCTATACGCATGAACTTCCATCTGATTTCCACCCTCCCAAAGGGTATGTAAACCTCTTAGCACAATGATACATTTGGTGAAACATTCGCTTTACGAAGAAACGATATCGCATAATAGTACTCTCTCGCGTCGAAGCGTCAGGAGGATCGATGCCTCATCGAAACCGGAAGACGGTACCGTACACAACCAGCGGCGATTCACACACTTACACATTCGAATCTTCATTGACTATTAGTTGTTGTCCCCAAATGGACAGCATTGGATCCACCACGCCCTGTTTACATTTGGTTTGGAAACTGTTGTGAAGAAAACGAGTTTTAGTTAAGTTTTCAGTGCACGGAAACGGAATGGCGAATGTGAATGGGTGTCAAGAGTGTGGGAAAAGAGGAAATTACATAGTTTTGGCGAGCGATTGGAATGGACAGTAGGTGGGTAGCTTTcctcatttgttttttgctccccCGCTGGGAGTTAACCAGGagagtaggtttttttttgtttgtttgtttgtttgcaacgTTCCCAAGTCTCCCTTTTACAAACCTATCGTTTTACACAATCGTCACCCTTAGTGGTGCACACGCAGAATACGAAAGATAGTATTTACGTAAAGTTGCATGTAATGAAGCAGTGTTACCGTACTAGTGCATTTATAAACGTAAGGGTAGCGGGAAGTGAGCAGCGACATAGTTTTCGCATCCACTTTACCTACCTCAAATCAGCCAACGGAAGGAAATCAACTTCAAGTAAGGGTTTCAAGCTGGGTAGGGTATAAACCATTAGATGTCCGTTTGACGCGTAACATATCAGGCAAACACTATCTGTAAGTCcggaaaaaagagaacaacAATAAAGCAAACAGCATTCGTCTCAGGGTTGCGCCTTCCATTACCTTTCATACTGATTATTTCGGCCTTTACGATGAAGTCAAAATCAACCAACTTCTTTCGGTAGACACAATTCTGACTCGGTAGTGCATAGACGCCCGCCTGCTTCTCGCTCGCTATGGCTATAAACTGTCGATCACATAAACCATCCGGATTGGTAGGGCTCATCTTGGTGGATGATGTCTTGGTTGGCGTTCCTGGTTCACCGTTAAGGAAGAAACGAAGGTAGGTGAGAAAGAATGTGGGGGAGGCGCGGGCTGAAGCTACTTACTCTCTCGCTTCTCTTTCCCGTCTTTCGAGTCTTCCCTCCACGACTCGAACGCGTACGGAATAAGCGCCCCATTGCAGTCCAACAAGGACATTGACAGgatcgatcctttcaggcggaACATGGCGCCTGTGTGGGGGGAGGAAAGCAAACACAGTTTAAATTCGAGCGTCAATTCGAAaccaaaaccacacacaaGTTTTACCAGTGGGAGCAGACTGGACAACGTTCGCTTTTCTTAGATCGTTCTCGGGAATCGATAGAGAAATGGTTAGGATCGATCCTAAACTTGTTCCTAACCATGCAGTAGGCAATGCCATTGAGGGAtctgaaaagggaaaaggggaaagtataagaacaaataaacaaaacctctCAAATTTGAGGTTCATAACAGCATCTTTTGaaatctgttttcttttaactCACTTAccgcttttttttacataactATCGGCAAAAGCCAAACAAGTCACAGCCTCCATTGCATTATTTTCTAAGCTTGACATAGAAGATGAACGAGATCTCGAGAATGAGTTATCCAATTTATCTGCAAGAAGgaatacaaaacacaaaccccaTACGCATGTGTGGGTGTTTCGTTGCATTAGTATAATCTTATGCACTTTTGCCGCAGTGTTGCACAGTAATGAGATaaatacgaaaataaaaacaacgggAAAGTAAAAGAGGATGAATTGGAGACAGATAGACGAAAACGGGggggaaaaagcaaaaccataCCAACAAAATGAGAAGAGAAGAACTGAGCGCGGGGCGGGGAAAATCAAATCGAAGGGCACCAATTTTGGGGTataaaaaccataaaactCAAGGAACGGAAACAAGAAACAACGAAAAGTTCATTGAAGCATTTGCACTATATCTCTAAGCAGGGACACTAGGAAAAAAACAGGTGTGCTAATTTGGAAAACAGCTTGTGCGCCTATGAAACCCACAAATGGGCAGCAAACACAAAATAcagtaaataaattgaaaaccaaaataaaatcacacaaCAACAGGACAGGACGGCTGAAAGGAAGGAGCCAGGGCTCGAGAAGAAGCATAGTtaggctctctctctctcggccCCTCTGCTGCCAACCCAACTCGAATCCTCGCCCCAGAAATCCTATCCAACCGGTGCTGGATAGGGATGGAAGAGGCGCTGCTGGCCGCGCACCTTGCGATCGTGATTTCCTGACAGAGTCTGTCAGACCCGTTATTGTCGTAGATCCGCTTCCAGTTCCAGTACGCTTGCTTGGACTACCGGCACTTGATATGCTCATGCCTCGCTCATACATCGATAGCGGCATGTTCGAGTTAACCGCGTTCGGCGTCGTCGCGGAGCTTGATGTTGTTCCACTCCCGATGCCACCACTGCCACCAACGAGCCCATTTATCTACGGAAGAGGGAAGGGAGGAAAGGGACACCGGTGCGACACCGGTTATATGGCGTTGAGAATTTCATTTCGGTCATACTCCATCCGTCAGCATCCGTATCCGTACATTTAGAGAACGCACGCTAGAACCAATTAACCTGTCCCGGTCCTAGCGTCTCCTACACCCGCATCAGATTCTTAAGAACAGTTAGCATAGTAGAAACAATATACATGTATATATATAAAGATCCGTTGACCGACGCGGCAAATGTAGACACAACGTAAGCGCATTGTTTTTGCGACCGAAGAT
This region of Anopheles coustani chromosome X, idAnoCousDA_361_x.2, whole genome shotgun sequence genomic DNA includes:
- the LOC131269116 gene encoding aladin-like, with translation MDQNASNSLLTLDNFPPSSAKLVQPLMGHFPEIAFPRDRISDDMQNAASSKLLPVTETLAKRVINAYMERGLLEGLLVAQQSEYLVVSAVARKLLSFGNWIGAFWPSGPSETAMNLFVKHSQTRNWSQSVIRSLAFHPRIFKLAVATVNDTICIYTLDAEVTPILKSDQQESITCLAWRPNSAGELAVGCETGVLLWTVDPTSQFSRPLIPPIALRHSGNKHSPVSSISWSDNGNLLLTASISDSRVYVWSPDYHRYEELHRFNRPCALVGFGPTGAQLIVSTIGQQFYIGSLQGRYMHTCWQIRRGSIQSLVWSQNEHHLLYVTTEDQELFHIQFDVTKPGNNGKVCALVDLKRTKTDDGLIIGGNPQSIAWCKRNMVLAIAFKDTAVITVFFTQIERQQFSINPYCLITGVGLSYPSCMVFQENYADQQGKPAQSVLTVGWSSGTISYYQMKGHSVEYKVLRHSTPLLVNNSLN
- the LOC131268702 gene encoding inositol polyphosphate 1-phosphatase; protein product: MSAIDLLRELLKASEKAANIARVCRRNERLFSLLVQEKDKDESNSRFEQDFKTLADCLIQEMIKHDIGARFPELRDNIRGEENAKFTNTSGDSVTVTVTDDKSETVHCLEKILNGDNDAVMALVDEVYREVELDMEGLELPTDSIPLDNDWSELGIWIDPIDATAEYIKGVEKLTKFPNIASSGLKCCTVLIGVYEICRGTPILGVINQPFAEKLLDGETDEETVSQQPQGGHGSCQYRGKIYWGLSVGDLKFNNIAPHEPEARIAILSPSEQSKYVDFIRNQLKYDVIYSSGAGYKILKIATGEAELFLLSKGTTYKWDTCAPQAILRSMNGDLFNLQETLINKSVKNIAYQDRKTIRNVGGVIAYQNIDKLREFLKL